The following are from one region of the Pseudomonas putida genome:
- a CDS encoding EAL domain-containing protein: MKLELRNSLSVKLLRVVLLSALAVGVVLSCAQIVYDTYKTRQAVNNDAQRILDMFRDPSTQAVYSLDREMGMQVMEGLFQDESVRMASIGHPNETMLAEKSRPLQDMSMRWLTDLILGQERTYTTQLVGRGPYSEYYGDLSITLDTSSYGEDFLINAVIIFISGVLRALAMGLVLYLIYHWLLTKPLSKIIEHLTQINPDRPSQHQLPLLKGHEKNELGLWVNTANQLLASIERNTHLRHEAENSLQRMAQYDFLTGLPNRQQLQQQLDKILVDGRRLQHRVAVLCVGLDDFKGINEQFSYQVGDQLLLALADRLRAHSGRLGALARLGGDQFALVQANIEQPYEAAELAQSILDDLEVPFDLDHHQQIRLRATIGITLFPEDGDSTEKLLQKAEQTMTLAKARSRNRYQFYIASVDSEMRRRRELEKDLREALARNQLYLVYQPQISYRDHSVVGVEALLRWQHPELGMVPPDQFIPLAEQNGSIISIGEWVLDQACRQLREWHDMGFSDLRMAVNLSTVQLHHNELPRVVNNLLQAYRLPPRSLELEVTETGLMEDISTAAQHLLSLRRSGALIAIDDFGTGYSSLSYLKSLPLDKIKIDKSFVQDLLDDDDDATIVRAIIQLGKSLGMQVIAEGVETAEQETYIVAQGCHEGQGYHYSKPLSARELTNFLKQAQRNRVSMF; this comes from the coding sequence TTGAAGCTGGAATTGCGGAACAGCTTGTCGGTCAAGTTGCTCAGGGTCGTGCTGCTGTCGGCGCTGGCGGTCGGTGTCGTGCTCAGCTGTGCGCAAATTGTCTATGACACCTACAAGACCCGCCAGGCCGTGAACAATGATGCCCAGCGCATCCTCGACATGTTCCGCGACCCCTCGACCCAGGCGGTATATAGCCTCGACCGCGAAATGGGCATGCAGGTGATGGAAGGCCTGTTCCAGGACGAATCGGTACGCATGGCCTCCATCGGCCACCCCAACGAAACCATGCTGGCAGAAAAGTCCCGCCCGCTGCAGGACATGTCCATGCGCTGGCTGACCGACCTTATCCTCGGCCAGGAACGTACCTACACCACGCAACTGGTCGGCCGCGGCCCCTACAGCGAATACTACGGCGACCTGAGCATTACCCTCGATACGTCGTCCTACGGCGAAGACTTCCTCATCAACGCCGTAATCATTTTCATTTCCGGCGTGCTGCGGGCCCTGGCCATGGGCCTGGTGCTGTACCTGATCTATCACTGGCTGTTGACCAAACCGCTGTCGAAGATCATCGAGCACCTCACCCAGATCAACCCCGACCGCCCCAGCCAGCACCAGCTGCCGCTGCTCAAGGGCCACGAGAAGAACGAGCTGGGCCTGTGGGTAAATACCGCCAACCAGCTGCTGGCCTCGATCGAGCGCAACACCCACCTGCGCCACGAAGCAGAGAACAGCCTGCAACGCATGGCCCAGTACGACTTCCTCACCGGCCTGCCCAACCGCCAGCAGCTGCAGCAGCAACTGGACAAGATCCTCGTCGACGGCCGCCGCCTGCAACATCGCGTGGCGGTGTTATGCGTCGGCCTGGACGACTTCAAGGGCATCAACGAGCAATTCAGCTACCAGGTCGGCGATCAATTGTTGTTGGCCCTGGCCGACCGCCTGCGCGCCCACAGTGGCCGCCTGGGCGCCCTGGCTCGGCTGGGTGGTGACCAGTTCGCCCTGGTGCAGGCCAATATCGAGCAGCCCTACGAGGCGGCCGAACTGGCGCAGAGCATCCTCGACGACCTGGAAGTGCCATTCGACCTCGACCACCACCAGCAGATCCGCCTGCGCGCCACCATCGGCATCACCCTGTTCCCGGAAGACGGTGACAGCACCGAGAAGCTACTGCAAAAAGCCGAACAGACCATGACCCTGGCCAAGGCCCGTTCGCGCAACCGCTACCAGTTCTACATCGCCAGCGTCGACAGTGAGATGCGCCGCCGTCGCGAGCTGGAAAAGGACTTGCGCGAAGCGCTGGCGCGCAACCAGCTATACCTGGTGTACCAGCCACAGATCAGTTACCGCGACCACAGCGTGGTCGGTGTCGAGGCACTGCTGCGCTGGCAGCATCCGGAGCTGGGCATGGTGCCGCCGGACCAGTTCATCCCCCTCGCCGAACAGAACGGCAGCATCATCAGCATCGGCGAATGGGTGCTCGACCAGGCGTGCCGACAGCTGCGCGAATGGCATGACATGGGCTTCAGCGACTTGCGCATGGCAGTCAACCTGTCCACCGTGCAGCTGCACCACAACGAACTGCCGCGGGTGGTCAACAACCTGCTGCAGGCCTACCGCCTGCCGCCACGCAGCCTGGAACTGGAAGTCACCGAGACCGGCCTGATGGAAGACATCAGCACTGCCGCCCAGCACCTGCTGAGCCTGCGCCGCTCCGGGGCACTGATTGCCATCGACGACTTCGGCACCGGCTATTCGTCGCTCAGCTACCTGAAATCGCTGCCGCTGGACAAGATCAAGATCGACAAGAGCTTCGTCCAGGACCTTCTGGACGACGATGACGACGCCACCATCGTTCGTGCCATCATCCAGCTGGGCAAGAGCTTGGGGATGCAGGTGATCGCTGAGGGCGTGGAAACCGCCGAACAGGAAACCTACATCGTCGCCCAGGGCTGCCACGAAGGCCAGGGCTACCACTACAGCAAGCCGCTGTCGGCCCGAGAGCTGACCAACTTCCTCAAGCAGGCGCAGCGCAACCGGGTTTCAATGTTCTGA
- a CDS encoding DUF1513 domain-containing protein, producing MLRRQALKLGSVLLSALTLGGWSLFRNKGSEPLLLSARDDGDGKHYAVGFRLDGTQVFSTQVAQRCHAIIHHPQLPIALFVARRPGTESYLVDLRDGRLLQTVTSQPNRHFYGHAVIHKSGEWLYATENDTTDPGRGVLGVYRFEGERLVHSGEIPTHGIGPHEVAWLPDGETLVVANGGIRTEAESRVEMNLDAMEPSLVLMQRDGTLLSKETLAQQMNSVRHLAVGSDGTIAACQQFMGDADETAELLAIKRPGEPFKAFPVPERQLQAMAQYTASVAIHSELRLVALTAPRANRLFIWDLDSGAVRLDAPMPDCAGVGAVQDGFVVTSGQGRCRFYDCRKAELVGQPMNLPSGFWDNHLHLV from the coding sequence ATGCTGCGACGCCAGGCCCTCAAACTCGGTAGCGTATTGCTCAGCGCCCTCACCCTGGGCGGCTGGAGCCTGTTCCGCAACAAAGGCAGCGAGCCCCTGCTGCTGTCGGCGCGTGACGACGGCGACGGAAAGCACTATGCGGTCGGGTTCCGCCTGGACGGCACCCAGGTGTTCAGCACCCAGGTTGCCCAACGTTGCCATGCCATCATCCATCACCCGCAACTGCCGATCGCCCTGTTCGTCGCCCGCCGTCCCGGCACCGAAAGCTACCTGGTCGACCTGCGCGACGGGCGCCTGCTGCAGACCGTCACCTCGCAGCCGAACCGGCACTTCTACGGCCACGCAGTCATTCACAAAAGCGGCGAATGGTTGTATGCCACCGAGAACGACACCACCGACCCGGGGCGTGGCGTACTCGGCGTTTACCGCTTCGAAGGCGAGCGCCTTGTGCACAGCGGCGAAATCCCGACCCACGGCATCGGCCCGCACGAAGTGGCCTGGTTGCCGGACGGCGAGACGCTGGTCGTGGCCAACGGCGGTATCCGCACCGAAGCCGAAAGCCGGGTGGAGATGAACCTCGACGCCATGGAACCGAGCCTTGTGCTGATGCAGCGCGACGGCACCCTGCTGAGCAAGGAAACCCTGGCCCAGCAGATGAACAGCGTGCGCCACCTGGCGGTGGGTAGCGATGGCACCATCGCCGCCTGCCAGCAATTCATGGGCGATGCCGATGAAACCGCCGAACTGCTGGCGATCAAGCGCCCGGGCGAACCATTCAAAGCTTTCCCGGTGCCGGAGCGGCAGTTGCAGGCCATGGCCCAGTACACCGCCAGCGTGGCTATCCACAGCGAGCTGCGGCTGGTAGCGCTGACCGCGCCACGGGCCAACCGCCTGTTCATATGGGACCTGGACAGCGGCGCGGTGCGGCTGGATGCGCCGATGCCCGATTGCGCGGGGGTGGGCGCGGTGCAGGACGGTTTTGTCGTCACCTCCGGGCAGGGCCGTTGCCGGTTCTATGATTGCCGCAAGGCCGAGCTGGTCGGGCAACCGATGAACCTGCCGTCCGGGTTCTGGGACAACCACCTGCATCTGGTCTGA
- a CDS encoding imelysin family protein, giving the protein MFRPKLLFTSLAALALGACSPQDPQAVTSAAIAKQVILPTYSRWVEADRTLAASALAYCEGKETLDKARADFLNAQKAWAELQPLLVGPLAEGNRAWQVQFWPDKKNLVGRQVEQLVNADQPVDAAALGKASVVVRGLSAYEYILFDSKPDIATAEQKARYCPLLVAIGEHQKALAEEILKGWNSTDGMLSQMTKFPNQRYADSHEAIADLLRAQVTALDSLKKKLGAPMGRQSKGIPQPLQAEAWRSHSSLKSLEASLKAAEAVWVGVDNQGLRGLLSSDQKALADKIDAAYAASLKLLADNQKTLGELLADDAGQQTLNQIYDSLNAVHRLHEGELAKALNIQLGFNANDGD; this is encoded by the coding sequence ATGTTCCGACCCAAACTGTTGTTCACCAGCCTCGCCGCACTCGCCCTCGGCGCCTGCTCACCGCAGGACCCGCAAGCCGTGACCTCCGCTGCCATCGCCAAACAGGTGATCCTGCCCACCTACAGCCGCTGGGTCGAGGCCGACCGCACTCTGGCCGCCAGCGCCCTGGCCTACTGCGAAGGCAAGGAAACCCTGGACAAGGCTCGCGCCGACTTCCTCAACGCGCAAAAGGCCTGGGCCGAGTTGCAACCGCTGCTGGTCGGCCCGCTGGCCGAAGGCAACCGCGCCTGGCAGGTACAGTTCTGGCCCGACAAGAAGAACCTGGTCGGCCGCCAGGTCGAGCAACTGGTCAACGCCGACCAGCCGGTCGATGCCGCGGCCCTGGGCAAGGCCAGCGTGGTGGTACGTGGCCTGTCGGCCTACGAGTACATCCTGTTCGACAGCAAGCCGGACATCGCCACTGCCGAGCAGAAAGCCCGCTACTGCCCGTTGCTGGTGGCCATCGGTGAACACCAGAAGGCCCTGGCCGAGGAGATCCTCAAGGGCTGGAACAGCACCGACGGCATGCTCTCGCAGATGACCAAGTTCCCCAACCAGCGCTACGCCGACTCCCACGAGGCCATCGCCGACCTGCTGCGCGCCCAGGTCACCGCCCTGGACAGCCTGAAGAAAAAACTCGGTGCGCCGATGGGCCGTCAGAGCAAGGGTATCCCGCAGCCACTGCAGGCCGAAGCCTGGCGCAGCCACAGCTCGCTGAAGAGCCTGGAGGCCAGCCTCAAGGCCGCCGAAGCAGTCTGGGTCGGGGTCGACAACCAGGGCCTGCGCGGCTTGCTGTCCAGCGACCAGAAAGCCCTGGCGGACAAGATCGACGCCGCCTACGCTGCCTCGCTCAAGCTGCTGGCCGACAACCAGAAGACCCTGGGCGAGCTGCTGGCCGACGACGCCGGTCAGCAAACCCTGAACCAGATCTACGACAGCCTCAACGCCGTCCACCGCTTGCACGAAGGCGAGCTGGCCAAGGCGTTGAACATCCAGCTGGGCTTCAATGCCAACGACGGTGACTGA
- a CDS encoding di-heme oxidoredictase family protein produces the protein MSLSLPRLSPLLLAFALTACDDAPRFTQAEPGEALSGGKATVQRTDRNAYSLPSANLSPERRLDFAVGNSFFRNPWVIAPSTTTARDGLGPLFNTNACQNCHVRDGRGHPPEPGDSNAVSMLVRLSIPDQPYLAKVVERLGVVPEPVYGTQLQDMAIPGVMPEGKVRVSYTSETVSFEDGHQVELRKPALQITQLGYGVMHPDTRFSARVAPPMIGLGLLEAIPESDLLANEDPDDRNHDGIRGRANRVWDDAQGKTVVGRFGWKAGQPNVNQQNVHAFAGDMGLTTTLQPNDDCTPAQADCLAAPNGDGADGEKEVSDNILRLVTFYTRNLAVPARRDVGSPQVLAGKNLFYQAGCQGCHTPQFTTAANAAEPELANQLIRPYSDLLLHDMGPGLADERTEFAANGQDWRTPPLWGIGLSETVSGHSQFLHDGRARNLLEAVLWHGGEAEAARNFVLTFNAEQRAALLAFLNSL, from the coding sequence ATGTCCTTGTCGCTGCCCCGACTCTCCCCGCTGCTGCTGGCCTTTGCCCTCACCGCCTGTGACGACGCCCCGCGTTTCACCCAGGCCGAGCCTGGCGAAGCGTTGTCGGGCGGCAAAGCCACCGTGCAGCGCACTGACCGCAATGCCTATTCCCTGCCCTCGGCCAACCTTTCGCCCGAGCGGCGCCTGGACTTCGCCGTCGGCAACAGCTTCTTCCGCAACCCTTGGGTGATCGCCCCGTCCACCACCACCGCCCGTGACGGCCTGGGCCCGTTGTTCAACACCAATGCCTGCCAGAACTGCCACGTGCGCGACGGCCGCGGTCACCCGCCAGAGCCGGGCGACAGCAACGCCGTATCGATGCTGGTACGCCTGTCGATCCCCGACCAGCCCTACCTGGCCAAGGTGGTCGAACGCCTCGGCGTGGTGCCGGAGCCAGTCTATGGTACCCAGTTGCAGGACATGGCCATCCCCGGCGTGATGCCGGAAGGCAAGGTGCGGGTGAGCTACACCAGCGAAACGGTGTCGTTCGAGGACGGCCACCAGGTCGAGTTGCGCAAGCCGGCCCTGCAGATCACCCAGCTCGGCTATGGCGTGATGCATCCTGACACGCGCTTTTCGGCACGGGTGGCGCCGCCGATGATCGGCCTGGGCCTGCTCGAAGCCATCCCTGAAAGCGACCTGCTGGCCAATGAAGACCCCGACGACCGCAACCACGACGGTATCCGCGGCCGGGCCAACCGGGTGTGGGACGACGCCCAGGGCAAGACCGTGGTCGGCCGCTTCGGCTGGAAGGCCGGGCAGCCCAACGTCAACCAGCAGAACGTGCACGCCTTTGCCGGTGACATGGGCCTGACCACCACCCTGCAGCCCAACGATGACTGCACGCCGGCGCAGGCCGACTGCCTGGCCGCGCCCAACGGCGACGGTGCCGATGGCGAGAAGGAAGTCAGCGACAACATCCTGCGGCTGGTCACCTTCTACACCCGCAACCTGGCCGTGCCGGCCCGCCGCGACGTAGGCTCGCCGCAGGTGCTGGCGGGCAAGAACCTGTTCTACCAGGCCGGCTGCCAGGGCTGCCACACGCCGCAGTTCACCACCGCCGCCAATGCCGCCGAGCCTGAGCTGGCCAACCAGCTGATCCGCCCCTACAGCGACCTGCTGTTGCATGACATGGGCCCGGGGCTGGCCGACGAGCGCACCGAATTCGCTGCCAACGGCCAGGACTGGCGCACCCCGCCACTGTGGGGCATCGGCCTGAGCGAGACGGTCAGTGGCCACAGCCAGTTCCTGCACGACGGCCGTGCCCGCAACCTGCTCGAAGCCGTGCTCTGGCACGGTGGCGAGGCCGAGGCGGCACGCAACTTCGTACTCACTTTCAATGCCGAGCAGCGTGCCGCGTTGCTGGCGTTCCTGAACTCACTTTAA
- a CDS encoding efflux RND transporter periplasmic adaptor subunit encodes MLRRRMLTMLAVVLLIVLALGGYKAFSIYQQIQMFTAPKPPITVAAAFAEQRPWQERLPAVGSLKALQGVELSLEVEGIVKALHFDSGQQVKAGQLLLQLNDDQETALLGTAQADLGLAKVDFGRGSQLVGDSAISRGEFDRLTAQYRRNQAVVDQLKASKTKKSISAPFSGTIGIRQVDVGDYLAAGTVIATLQDTSSLYVDFNVPEQALPRLSLGQQVLVQVAAYPGQTFPASLSAINPKVEETTRNMLVRATMANPDGKLLPGMFASLLILLPNPQPQVVVPESAITYTLYGNSVYVATPKKDKDGKPVNDDKGQPQLTAEQRTVQTGERRDGVVVVSKGLQAGEQVVTAGQLKLTPGAAIRIGQDKALKPAQGAPGKD; translated from the coding sequence ATGCTGCGCCGCCGCATGCTCACCATGTTGGCCGTGGTTCTGCTGATCGTGCTGGCCCTGGGGGGCTACAAAGCCTTTTCGATCTACCAGCAGATCCAGATGTTCACTGCCCCCAAGCCGCCCATCACCGTGGCGGCCGCCTTCGCCGAACAGCGCCCATGGCAAGAGCGCCTGCCCGCCGTTGGCAGCCTCAAGGCGCTACAGGGCGTGGAACTGAGCCTGGAGGTGGAAGGCATCGTCAAGGCGCTGCACTTCGACTCGGGGCAGCAGGTCAAGGCCGGGCAACTGCTGCTGCAACTCAACGACGACCAGGAAACCGCCCTGCTCGGCACCGCCCAGGCCGACCTCGGCCTGGCCAAGGTCGATTTCGGCCGTGGCAGCCAGCTGGTTGGTGATTCGGCCATTTCCCGCGGCGAGTTCGACCGCCTCACCGCCCAGTATCGGCGCAATCAGGCGGTGGTCGACCAGCTCAAGGCATCGAAGACCAAGAAAAGCATCAGCGCCCCGTTCAGCGGCACCATCGGCATTCGCCAGGTGGACGTCGGCGACTATCTGGCCGCCGGCACGGTGATTGCCACCCTGCAGGACACCTCCAGCCTGTACGTCGACTTCAACGTACCGGAACAAGCCCTGCCTCGCCTGAGCCTGGGCCAGCAAGTGCTGGTGCAGGTAGCCGCCTACCCGGGCCAGACCTTCCCCGCGAGCCTCAGCGCCATCAACCCCAAGGTCGAGGAAACCACGCGCAACATGCTGGTGCGCGCGACCATGGCCAACCCGGACGGCAAGTTGCTGCCGGGCATGTTCGCCAGCCTGCTGATCCTGCTGCCCAACCCGCAGCCACAAGTGGTCGTGCCGGAAAGCGCCATCACCTACACCCTCTATGGCAACTCGGTGTATGTCGCCACGCCGAAAAAGGACAAGGACGGCAAGCCGGTAAACGACGACAAGGGCCAGCCGCAGCTCACCGCAGAACAGCGCACGGTACAGACCGGCGAGCGCCGTGACGGCGTGGTGGTGGTCAGCAAGGGGTTGCAGGCCGGGGAACAGGTGGTCACCGCCGGCCAACTGAAGCTCACCCCCGGCGCCGCGATCCGCATCGGCCAGGACAAAGCCCTCAAGCCCGCCCAGGGCGCGCCGGGCAAGGACTGA
- a CDS encoding imelysin family protein: protein MIRMPLASASLLAIAIALAGCGEGKDDKAAAPQAQAPAAASTTAAAPGAVDEAAGKAVVKHYAELVYAVYSDSLSTAKALQSAVDAFLAKPNDETLKAAREAWVASRVPYLQSEAFRFGNTIIDDWEGQVNAWPLDEGLIDYVDKSYEHALGNPAANANIIANTEIQVGEEKIDVKDITPEKLASLNELGGSEANVATGYHAIEFLLWGQDLNGTGPGAGNRPASDYLEGNGATGGHNDRRRAYLKAVTDLLVKDLEEMVGNWAPNVADNYRAKLEAESVNDGLRKMLFGMGSLSLGELAGERMKVSLEANSPEDEHDCFSDNTHYSHFYDAKGIRNVYLGEYTRPDGSKVTGPSLSSLVAKVDPATDATLKADLEATEAKIQVIVDHALKGEHYDQLIAADNAAGNQIVRDAIAALVKQTGAIEQAAGKLGIANLNPDTADHEF from the coding sequence ATGATTCGAATGCCTCTGGCCTCCGCCAGTCTGCTGGCCATTGCCATCGCTCTCGCCGGTTGCGGTGAAGGCAAGGACGACAAGGCCGCCGCGCCGCAAGCCCAGGCACCTGCTGCCGCCAGCACCACCGCTGCAGCACCCGGGGCTGTCGACGAAGCTGCCGGCAAAGCCGTGGTCAAACATTACGCAGAGCTGGTCTACGCCGTTTACAGCGACTCGCTGAGCACCGCCAAGGCCTTGCAGAGCGCAGTCGACGCGTTCCTGGCCAAGCCCAACGACGAAACCCTGAAGGCCGCCAGGGAAGCCTGGGTCGCCTCGCGCGTTCCGTATCTGCAAAGCGAAGCCTTCCGCTTCGGCAACACCATCATCGACGACTGGGAAGGCCAGGTGAACGCCTGGCCGCTGGACGAAGGCCTGATCGACTACGTCGACAAGAGCTACGAGCACGCCCTGGGCAACCCGGCGGCCAACGCCAATATCATCGCCAACACCGAAATCCAGGTGGGCGAAGAGAAAATCGACGTCAAGGACATCACCCCCGAGAAGCTGGCCAGCCTGAACGAGCTGGGCGGTTCCGAAGCCAACGTCGCCACCGGCTACCACGCGATCGAGTTCCTGCTGTGGGGCCAGGACCTCAACGGCACCGGCCCAGGCGCGGGCAACCGTCCGGCCTCGGACTACCTGGAAGGCAACGGCGCCACCGGCGGCCACAACGACCGCCGCCGTGCCTACCTGAAGGCAGTCACCGACCTGCTGGTCAAGGACCTCGAAGAGATGGTCGGCAACTGGGCACCGAACGTGGCCGACAACTACCGCGCCAAGCTGGAAGCCGAGTCGGTCAACGACGGCCTGCGCAAGATGCTGTTCGGCATGGGCAGCCTGTCGCTGGGTGAACTGGCTGGCGAGCGCATGAAGGTTTCGCTGGAAGCCAACTCGCCGGAAGACGAGCACGACTGCTTCAGCGACAACACCCACTACTCGCACTTCTACGACGCCAAGGGTATCCGCAACGTCTACCTGGGCGAGTACACTCGCCCGGACGGCAGCAAGGTGACCGGCCCGAGCCTGTCGTCGCTGGTGGCCAAGGTTGACCCGGCCACCGACGCCACCCTCAAGGCCGACCTGGAAGCCACCGAAGCCAAGATCCAGGTGATCGTCGACCACGCCCTCAAGGGCGAGCACTACGACCAGCTGATCGCTGCCGACAATGCCGCCGGCAACCAGATCGTGCGTGACGCCATCGCCGCCCTGGTCAAGCAGACCGGTGCGATCGAGCAGGCCGCGGGCAAGCTGGGCATTGCCAACCTGAACCCGGATACCGCAGATCACGAGTTCTGA